The following coding sequences lie in one Triticum aestivum cultivar Chinese Spring unplaced genomic scaffold, IWGSC CS RefSeq v2.1 scaffold45988, whole genome shotgun sequence genomic window:
- the LOC123172808 gene encoding histone H3.3 codes for MARTKQTARKSTGGKAPRKQLATKAARKSAPTTGGVKKPHRYRPGTVALREIRKYQKSTELLIRKLPFQRLVREIAQDFKTDLRFQSHAVLALQEAAEAYLVGLFEDTNLCAIHAKRVTIMPKDIQLARRIRGERA; via the exons ATGGCCCGTACCAAGCAGACCGCCCGCAAGTCCACCGGCGGCAAGGCGCCCCGCAAGCAGCTCGCCACCAAG GCGGCCAGGAAGTCGGCGCCGACCACCGGCGGAGTGAAGAAGCCCCACCGCTACAGGCCCGGGACCGTCGCCCTCCGGGAGATCCGCAAGTACCAGAAGAGCACGGAGCTGCTGATCCGCAAGCTGCCCTTCCAGCGCCTGGTGAGGGAGATCGCCCAGGACTTCAAGACCGACCTCCGCTTCCAGAGCCACGCCGTGCTGGCCCTCCAGGAGGCGGCCGAGGCGTACCTGGTGGGACTCTTCGAGGACACCAACCTGTGCGCCATCCACGCCAAGCGCGTCACcatcatgcccaaggacatccaGCTCGCCCGCCGCATCCGCGGGGAGAGGGCCTAG